From Brassica oleracea var. oleracea cultivar TO1000 chromosome C3, BOL, whole genome shotgun sequence, a single genomic window includes:
- the LOC106328260 gene encoding phospholipase A1-IIgamma-like — MDAADKKVTRCFSCTRTKKKKNKEDEKLIASRGIAKRWRDLSGQNHWKGLLQPLDQDLRQYLIHYGEMAQAGYDTFNINTQSEFAGSSIYSRKDFFAKVGLEKAHPYTKYKVTKFLFATSQIHVPESFLLFPVSREGCTKESNWIGYVAVTDDQGTAALGRRDIVVAWRGSVQPLEWVNDFEFGFVNAKKIFGEKNDQVQIHRGWYSIYMSKDERSPFNKANARDQVLREIGRLLEKYKDEKISISICGHSLGAAIATLNAADIVANGYNRPKSRPDKSCPVTAFVFASPRVGDSDFKKLFSGLKDLRVLRVKNLPDVVPIYPPLGYAEVGDELPIDTRKSPYLKSPGDLATFHCLEAYLHGLAGTQGTSRADLFRLDVKRDIGLVNKSVDGLKDEYMVPGHWRILKNKGMVQQKDGSWKLMDHEIDDNEDFDF; from the exons ATGGACGCAGCAGACAAGAAAGTAACGAGGTGTTTCAGCTGCACGAGAACAAAGAAAAAGAAGAACAAAGAGGATGAGAAATTAATTGCATCTAGAGGAATCGCAAAGAGATGGAGGGATCTGAGTGGCCAAAACCATTGGAAAGGGTTGTTACAGCCGTTGGATCAAGATCTTCGGCAATATCTAATACATTACGGCGAGATGGCCCAGGCTGGCTATGATACTTTCAACATAAACACCCAATCTGAATTCGCCGGCTCTAGCATTTACTCCAGAAAGGATTTCTTCGCCAAG GTTGGTCTAGAGAAAGCGCATCCGTATACAAAGTACAAAGTGACTAAGTTTCTATTCGCGACATCACAGATCCACGTGCCTGAGTCATTCCTATTGTTCCCAGTGTCACGCGAAGGATGCACAAAGGAATCGAACTGGATAGGCTACGTGGCGGTGACAGACGACCAAGGCACGGCGGCTCTTGGTCGGAGAGATATAGTTGTCGCTTGGAGAGGCTCAGTGCAACCACTTGAATGGGTCAACGACTTCGAATTCGGTTTCGTGAACGCCAAAAAGATCTTCGGTGAGAAAAATGATCAAGTACAGATTCATCGAGGTTGGTACTCAATATACATGTCTAAGGACGAAAGGTCACCTTTTAATAAGGCTAATGCTCGTGACCAG GTATTGCGAGAGATTGGGAGATTGTTGGAGAAGTATAAAGACGAAAAGATCAGTATAAGTATTTGTGGTCATAGCCTTGGAGCTGCCATCGCGACGCTAAACGCTGCCGATATTGTGGCTAATGGTTATAACCGACCAAAGAGCCGTCCTGACAAATCTTGTCCCGTTACGGCCTTTGTCTTTGCTAGTCCTCGTGTGGGCGATTCTGACTTTAAGAAACTCTTCTCCGG ATTGAAAGATCTCCGCGTGTTACGGGTAAAGAATCTACCGGACGTAGTTCCAATCTATCCACCCTTAGGTTACGCTGAAGTCGGAGACGAGCTTCCAATAGACACAAGAAAGTCACCATACCTGAAATCTCCAGGAGACCTGGCGACGTTTCACTGCCTAGAGGCTTACTTGCACGGCCTTGCGGGAACCCAAGGGACGAGCAGAGCTGACTTATTCAGACTCGATGTAAAAAGAGACATTGGACTGGTCAACAAATCAGTGGATGGGTTAAAAGATGAGTATATGGTCCCAGGACATTGGAGGATTCTCAAAAACAAAGGTATGGTACAACAAAAAGATGGGTCTTGGAAGTTAATGGACCATGAGATTGATGATAATGAAGATTTTGATTTCTGA
- the LOC106328259 gene encoding uncharacterized protein LOC106328259, translated as MGTPYNFRSWLDQPHMDPNTNLLTEEYARGIQEFMGVVQSQPEARTSKYLLCPCSTCKNNIRVKKMEVWSHLYLKGFTRGYKIWYLHGERFEYGSSSEPQTADRLDEPTTDVDFGIGTVQMVYDAYGENLPSGEEEGDRQEQPNVENFPCEEEGEREQPNLEARRFFEMLDAAKQPLYQGCKDGHSPLSSASRLMALKTDYNLAEECVDAIADFVKDVLPEDNLAPGSYYEVQKLVAGLGLPYQVIDVCIDNCMIYWRADENRERCKFCRKPRYQDTTGRVPVPYKRMWYLPLTERLKRLYQSERTAEPMRWHAEHLTNGEITHPSDAEAWKHFQSTYPEFASEVRNVYLALCTDGFSPFGKHGRQYSLWPVILTPYNLPPHLCMRREFLFLSILVPGPDHPKRSLDVFLQPLIYELQLLWEHGVHTYDVSRKENFQMRAVLMWTISDFPAYGMLSGWTTHGRLSCPYCQDNTDAFQLKNGRKTCWFDCHRRFLPHDHPYRKSKTLFTKNKRVFDSPPEEVSGKKLKEQLRDFGADRTPDVGGNGHEPIYGVGENHNWHKKSIFWDLPYWETHLLRHCLDVMHIEKNFFDNLMNTILDVQGKTKDNLKSRLDLVDICARPELHVDEHGKGPIPIYRLDATAKEEFFDWITHSVKFPDGYASSLRNCVDKSEGKFTGLKSHDCHVMMQRLLPFAFSALLPRNVHEATAGISAFFRDLCSRSLTSDGIRNLEVKIPVILCNLEKIFPPSFFDVMEHLAIHLAREAALGGPVQYRWMYLYERFMFHLKKKVKNLSKVEGSIVAQCINEETSNFAEYYFPSEVRTKSRRPARHDDRGERATYYVYVPNMFTQIGRHSGKSTDRILTVAEHAHLHTYLLTNCEDILEYESIYLAEMRLKYPDATEEQLEQLKQNNFATWLSDYVSHCLAIGHPPKDWLREIVCGPKFVAKSYPRYCTRGYAFRVLKENTVRRTIDCGVSSSSGDDVYYGNVREILEIQYPGMIGMRCIVFNCEWYDNVVGRGVSTDAFGVTSVHSRRRLDFYDPFILASQADQVCYIRYPRIRQRNDPWIVVMSINPRSRVQGVFDPLQQQLTEEDGEIGEFDEDNSDSSCSSSDNSSDGE; from the exons ATGGGTACTCCTTATAATTTCCGTTCTTGGTTAGATCAACCTCATATGGATCCAAATACAAATTTACTTACGGAGGAATACGCACGTGGTATTCAAGAATTCATGGGGGTGGTTCAAAGTCAACCGGAAGCAAGAACAAGTAAGTATTTATTATGTCCATGTTCTACTTGTAAGAATAATATCCGTGTCAAAAAAATGGAAGTATGGAGTCATTTATATTTGAAAGGATTTACACGTGGTTATAAGATTTGGTATCTTCATGGAGAAAGATTTGAGTATGGTAGTAGTAGCGAACCTCAAACTGCCGATAGGTTAGATGAACCTACCACAGATGTAGATTTTGGGATAGGGACTGTTCAGATGGTATATGATGCATATGGAGAAAATTTACCGTCGGGTGAAGAGGAAGGAGATAGACAAGAACAACCCAATGTAGAAAATTTCCCATGTGAAGAGGAAGGCGAACGAGAACAACCCAATCTAGAAGCCAGAAGATTTTTTGAAATGTTAGATGCAGCTAAGCAGCCATTGTATCAAGGATGTAAAGATGGGCATTCACCTTTATCATCCGCAAGTCGATTGATGGCGCTAAAGACTGACTATAATTTGGCTGAAGAATGTGTGGATGCGATTGCAGATTTTGTTAAAGATGTTCTTCCTGAAGATAATCTTGCACCTGGCTCATATTATGAGGTACAAAAATTGGTCGCTGGTCTTGGCTTACCATATCAGGTGATAGATGTATGCATCGATAACTGCATGATTTACTGGAGAGCAGATGAGAACAGGGAGAGATGTAAATTCTGTCGGAAACCTCGTTATCAGGATACGACTGGAAGAGTTCCGGTGCCATACAAACGAATGTGGTATTTGCCGTTGACTGAAAGATTAAAGAGGTTATATCAGTCTGAACGAACAGCAGAACCAATGAGATGGCATGCTGAGCACTTAACAAATGGTGAGATAACACATCCTTCCGATGCAGAGGCGTGGAAGCATTTTCAATCAACATATCCAGAATTTGCATCTGAGGTAAGAAATGTGTATCTTGCATTATGCACAGATGGTTTCAGTCCATTTGGAAAGCATGGAAGACAATATTCATTGTGGCCGGTAATCTTGACACCTTACAACTTACCACCACATTTGTGTATGCGACGGGAGTTTTTGTTCCTCTCAATTCTCGTTCCCGGGCCAGATCATCCTAAGAGATCACTGGATGTGTTTCTTCAGCCATTGATATATGAGCTGCAATTATTATGGGAGCACGGTGTTCATACATACGATGTTTCGCGGAAAGAGAATTTTCAGATGCGAGCAGTACTTATGTGGACAATAAGTGATTTTCCAGCATATGGTATGTTATCTGGATGGACCACGCATGGGAGGCTATCATGTCCTTATTGCCAAGACAACACAGATGCTTTCCAACTAAAAAATGGTCGGAAAACGTGTTGGTTTGACTGTCACAGGAGATTTCTACCACACGATCATCCATATCGTAAGAGTAAGACATTGTTTACAAAGAACAAGAGGGTGTTTGACAGTCCACCTGAAGAAGTAAGTGGCAAAAAGTTGAAGGAACAATTAAGAGATTTTGGTGCAGATAGAACGCCAGACGTGGGTGGAAACGGACATGAACCGATTTATGGTGTAGGGGAAAATCATAATTGGCATAAGAAGAGTATCTTCTGGGATTTGCCCTATTGGGAGACTCATTTGTTGCGGCACTGTTTAGATGTCATGCATATTGAGAAGAACTTTTTCGACAATTTGATGAACACCATCCTTGATGTCCAAGGCAAGACGAAGGATAACTTGAAGTCAAGACTGGATTTGGTTGATATTTGTGCTCGTCCCGAACTTCATGTTGATGAGCACGGTAAAGGTCCTATTCCCATATATCGACTGGATGCAACTGCAAAAGAAGAGTTTTTTGATTGGATAACACACAGTGTTAAATTTCCAGACGGTTATGCATCAAGTTTGCGTAATTGTGTTGACAAAAGTGAAGGGAAGTTTACTGGCTTGAAGAGCCATGATTGTCATGTAATGATGCAGCGCCTCCTTCCTTTTGCGTTTTCCGCACTATTGCCACGAAATGTCCACGAAGCAACCGCAG GGATAAGTGCTTTCTTCCGTGATTTATGCTCGAGATCACTCACATCAGATGGTATCCGCAATTTGGAAGTTAAAATACCGGTGATCCTATGCAACCTCGAGAAGATATTTCCTCCATCATTTTTTGATGTTATGGAGCATCTTGCTATTCATCTTGCGAGAGAAGCGGCACTCGGTGGTCCCGTGCAGTACAGGTGGATGTATTTGTACGAACGGTTTATGTTTCATCTGAAGAAGAAGGTCAAGAATTTAAGCAAGGTGGAGGGATCAATAGTGGCTCAGTGCATCAATGAGGAAACCTCAAACTTTGCTGAATACTACTTTCCATCAGAAGTTCGAACAAAAAGTCGAAGACCTGCACGGCATGATGATAGAGGTGAAAGGGCAACTTATTATGTTTATGTGCCAAACATGTTTACACAAATTGGACGACATAGTGGAAAGTCAACGGACCGGATACTTACAGTGGCTGAGCATGCTCATTTGCACACATATTTGCTTACAAACTGCGAAGACATTCTTGAATATGAGAG TATTTACTTGGCAGAGATGCGCTTAAAGTACCCGGATGCGACAGAAGAACAACTCGAACAACTCAAGCAAAACAACTTTGCAACATGGCTTTCTGATTAT GTAAGCCATTGTTTAGCTATTGGGCACCCACCTAAAGATTGGTTACGTGAGATAGTTTGTGGTCCAAAGTTTGTTGCAAAGTCATATCCGAGATATTGCACACGAGGATATGCATTCAGAGTTCTTAAGGAAAATACTGTAAGGAGAACAATTGATTGTGGGGTTTCTTCGTCATCCGGAGACGATGTCTACTACGGTAACGTACGCGAGATTTTGGAAATTCAGTACCCGGGAATGATTGGCATGAGATGTATTGTCTTCAACTGTGAGTGGTACGACAACGTTGTTGGTCGCGGAGTAAGCACTGACGCATTCGGTGTTACATCTGTACATTCGCGACGACGACTGGATTTTTACGATCCATTCATTCTTGCTTCACAAGCTGACCAG GTTTGCTATATTCGTTATCCGCGGATTAGGCAAAGGAACGATCCTTGGATCGTTGTCATGTCAATAAATCCCAGAAGCCGAGTACAAGGAGTATTTGATCCACTACAACAACAATTAACCGAAGAGGACGGCGAGATTGGAGAGTTTGACGAAGACAATTCAGATTCATCATGTTCATCATCAGATAATTCCTCAGATGGAGAGTAG